A region of the Microcystis aeruginosa FD4 genome:
GAAAGATGCCTAGAATAATAAACATAAACGGATAAAAAGGAATCATATACCAAGTAAAAAAGTGACTTTGCGCTCCCGTGGCAACTAAAATTAAGGTGTAGAGGATTACCGGTAAAGCGAGTAATCTAACTTGGGGACTAGCGGGATTCTTCCTGAGAAAGGGTAAGAGGGTTAACCAGCTAAAAATTAACCAACCATCCTCGAAAAATACCGTGGGAGTGATTAGATATTTGACAAAGTTAAAGTCCTCGAATCGCAGGGATTGTTCTTGAAATATCTTACGAAAGAAATCGTAATCGTAGATAGCACCATAGAGAAAATAGAGAGAGAAAAATAAAGCACCGATCACAGTCACATAAATCGCTTCTCGTCCTTGTTTTTCGTAAATCAAGAGGACAATTAATAATACTACTAAATAAATAGCTGTTACTTTGACTAAACAGGCTAAACCAGCTAAACAAGCGGCGATGTAGAGATATTTTTTCTGCTTAGTTTGATAGTATTGCCAATAAAGTAAGACAACCAATAAGCACAAAACAATCATTAAATTTTCACTAATAGCTAACCGAGAGAGAAAAACTGTATTGGGATTGGTGGCATAAATTAAACTAGCGATAATAGCGATCGATAGATTACTCAACTTGAGAGCGAGTAAATAGACCAAAACTATAGAAGCAATACCTAAGAGTAAAGAAGGGACTCTAATAATAGTTAAACTGCAATCAAAAAAAGTCTTTGCTCCTCCTAAAAGGGCAAATAAACCCACCAATAAACCAAATAAAGGAGGATGATCAAACCAGGGAGTCACCAATCGATAACGGAGATTTTTCGCTTCCCAAACCACCGTAGGAAAATTATCCGTGGGACTCAACCATGACCAACTGGTGGGGATACCCGTTTGTAATAAACTCATGCCACTCCAAGCAAAAGCATATTCGTCAGAAGTCCAATTATCTGGAGGCAAAGAATCATAATTATAGATTCGCAAAAAAGCACCTAAGCAGGTGATAATTGCTCCAATAAACCAATGTTTATGGACAGTCAAAAAGCTGGGCATCGATTATTAAGGATAAGTGGCAGTGACCAAACAAGAGTCAGAATTTCATGGTATACTAGATGGGGTGATAATGACAGAAAAATCGGGATGATTAAAGTAAACAGACGTAAATTTGGCCAGTGGATCAGTCTGATCGGTGCAGGAGTCGGCCTGGCAGCGATTCTAGATAGAAAAAATATTTTTTCCCCCTCCAGCGCTACGGCAATCATCCCCCCGCAACCCCCCCAAAATTCCTCTTTCCCCCCCCGACAAAGCTTTTCCTTTGAAACCGTTACTCTCGATCCTAGCGGTTTCGTGATCGAGCGCAATTCCCGTAGTGCCGAATACTACAGGGAAACCCTTGCGGGATTAGAGATGATTGCTATCCCTGCTGGCACTTTTATCATGGGGACACCGGACGGAGAAAAAGGAGACTTTACCGGTAGTGATAAACCCCAGCGCTCAGTCAAGGTAAACAGTTTTTACCTGAGTAAATACCCGATAACCCAAAAACAATGGCAAATTGTCGCTAATATGCCCAAAATTAACCGCGATTTAACCCCTAATCCCTCTCACTTTCAAGGGGATAACTTACCCGTCGATAGCATCTCTTGGTATGATGCGATCGAGTTTTGCGAGCGACTTTCCAGGGCCACCGGCAGAAACTATCGACTCCCAAGCGAGGCACAATGGGAATATGCTTGTCGTGCCGGCACTACCACACCCTTCTACTTTGGTGCCACCCTTACCAGTGAATTCGCTAACTACTATGCCATTAAATTTCCCTACGCAGTGGAAAGAGAGAGCGAATTTCGAGCTAAAACCACCCCTGTAGGCAGTTTTCCCCCAAATGCCTTCGGATTGTACGATTTACACGGTGGTTTATACGAATGGTGTGCCGATCCTTGGCATCGCAATTATAACAATGCTCCCAGCGATGACCAAGTATGGCCGGCCGATCCTAATAGCACCGGCAATCGTTATCGCGTCCTGCGCGGGGGTGGTTGGGGGACAGAATTGAGGGAATGTCGCTCCGCTAGTCGGGGCCAATTTAGCCCCGATCATCGCTATAGTGTATTAGGATTCCGCATCGCCAGTAGTTAGCTAAAAATTCTGGTTTCAACAACTTTGCCGGTAAATTGTGCGTCTCTAAACCTGTCTTAGTCTGTGAGTGTAAGCGAGTGACCAACTCCCCACCCTATCCCTTTTTAACCACCCCCGTCGGCTCTTTGCAAATTCCTTTTTTAGAGCAAATTGAAGGAATTATTCGCAATAATAGTTATATTCTCAAGGATAAACCCCAGTTACTCAAATTATCTCTAGTCATTCCCACCTATAACGAGCGAGATAACGTTATTCCCCTAGTCGAGAATCTCAGTCAATTACTCGATCAAAAAATTCCCGATCAGTATGAACTAATTATCGTCGATGATGACAGTCCCGATCGCACTTGGGAATTAGCCAGCAAATTAACCCCAGATTACCCGCAACTACGGGTGATGCGTCGTCAGGGAGAAAAAGGATTAGCGTCGGCAGTGGTGCGGGGTTGGCAAGGGTCAAGGGGTGAGATACTAGGAGTAATCGATGGAGATTTGCAACATCCCCCCGAAATTCTCTATAATCTCCTCGAAACTATCGAAAAAGGAGCCGATTTAGCTCTTGCTAGTCGTCACGTCGAAGGGGGAGGAGTGAGCGAGTGGAGTCTGCTGCGAAGATTTCTCTCCCGCGGCGCCCAAATTCTTGGTTTAATTCTACTGCCAGAGGTGGTCGGTCGCGTCTCCGATCCCATGAGCGGTTACTTTATGGTCCGCCGTCAAGCGATCGCTGGTTTGATTCTCAATCCCACCGGTTACAAAATTTTACTAGAAGTCATCGGCAAAGGCCGCATCGAAACTATCGGAGAAGTGGGTTATGTCTTCCAAGAGCGGCAAGAGGGGGAAAGTAAGGTAACTTGGAAACAATGGCTAGAATATATCTTCCATCTGCTGCGTTTGCGCTCTCAAAAGCCTCTCAGATTTTTAGATGCAATTGTCAATCTACCTTTAGATAGATTTATTCGCTTCGGTTTAGTGGGATTAACCGGGGTTTTTGTCGATATGGCCTTTCTCTATCTTCTCAGTGATCCCGCCGCTTTGGGTTGGGGATTAACCCGCAGTAAAATCATCGCCGCCGAATTAGCAATTATTAATAATTTTATCTGGAATGATCGCTGGACTTTTGGCGATTTATCCGCTCGTCAACGGGGTTGGAATAAACGCTGGAAAAGATTTTTCAAGTTCAATTTGATCTGTTTAGCCGGTTTAATTTTAAACGTGCTGCTGCTCAACCTTCTCTTTAATGGTTTAGGAATCAATCGTTATCTAGCTAACTTTATTGCGATTGCCATCGTTACGGTTTGGAACTTTTGGGTTAATCTTAAACTCAGTTGGCGGGTGACAAAATAGCCAGCTAGAAGCAAAAAAATGGTTAATTAGGGTTGGCTGAATAAATCTAAAAACCTTGTTGGATAAAACTTTTAGACTTTTTTAAAATCCAAAAGTGCCAGACATGGGAGTGATCAGGGGGAAAATTCAGGTACTTGACCCCCTGAAAATCGGTAAAACCCTACACCCTACACCCACTCTACGATTTCAGAAGTTTAATAAATCTCAGATTATGAACGTCTAAAGTATAGGTGGTGCGTTACGAGGCATTGTTAGCTTGAAGTTAAAGCGGAAATTTTGGCCGTCTAACGCACCCTACATTATCTGGATGTTGTTAAATTTTCTCTTGACAAAGGCGACTTGACATGATACTATATTCACAATGGAAAATCCTTGCGTATGCAGACCCTCTTTTCCAACGCTCTTAACTATGATTGATGTGATTATTGGATTGACTATGATTGGTTCATTCAATCAATCTTCATCTCTAATCCACTCTTAACTAGGTTCCTAATCACAGTTCATCATTCAATCATTCCAATCACTGTCCCTGGTGGTGGGTTACGAGGGGACTTGCGCTTTGATAATGTACCTTTTGGGCGAACGCAGTTCGCCCCTACATTGTGGACAAAATCCGTTACTGTAGGGGCGCAATGCTTGCGCCCTCCGCGCGGAGGGGGTTTGCTGATCACCCTAAGTAGGGGGAGAGCCTTCGAGATGTTAGGGACTTGCGCTTTGATCATGTGCCATCTGGCTGGTCTGGTTCTTCTACAGAGCGATTTTCAAAGCTGGGATATTATTCCTACGCAAGTCCCTAGGTTTTACTAAATCTGGATTTTGTCAAATTTTCTCTTGACAAAGGCGACTTGACATGATATTATATTCATAATGGAAAATCCTTGCGTATGCAGACCCTCTTTTCCAACGGTCTTAACTATGATTGATGTGATTATTGGATTGACTATGATTGGTTCATTCAATCAATCTTCATCTCTAATCCACTAGGGTTAGGCATTTACTTTTCAGAAACTCTTAACTAGGTCCCTAACCATAGTCCATCACACCAACCACAGTCGATGGTGCTGCGTTACTAGGTTTTACTAAATCCTGATTTGAAAAAATTTTCTCTTGACAAAGGCCCCTTGACATGATATTATATTCATAATGGAAAATCCGTGCGTATGCAGACGCTATTTTCAAGAGTCAAATACTCCCCATTGAAGTTTCCTTAGAAACCCAATCTCCTCAGTAACCACCGCAAGCCTAACCAGAGGCTATAAAAGGGTAGAATTAACAATATCAGAACCCCTTGTAGCAATCTTCCTAATAGCTGTTTTCCGGGATGAGGGGGTTTTGGTTTCAACATCTCCACCACCTCCTCAGGAAACCGTTGTCTTAATTCTGCTTCGGGTAATTGGGATAACATCATCAGATAATTCCGATAAAAGGTTTGGGTATGGGGATGATTGTCTCCCAAGAGTTGTTTTTTCAAATCTAATGCTTCTAGATAGGGCTGGCTGAATAAATGTGAAATGTAGGCAAGGTAAGGGTTTTGTGGCTTTTCTCGTGAAACAGGTGCCAGATTTTGAGAGAATCGTGCTTCAAAACCTTGCCTCTTCATCAGCCCGCGTCCTGTAGGGGCGAAGCATTCGGATAGAAAATCTACGGTTTCACCGATAGGTTATTGCCCGAATGCTTCGCCCGTACTTTTTCAGCAAACCCTAGATAGAGAGGTTCTGCTTCTGAGTATCTACCTTGGGAATCGTACAAGAGTG
Encoded here:
- a CDS encoding ArnT family glycosyltransferase; translated protein: MPSFLTVHKHWFIGAIITCLGAFLRIYNYDSLPPDNWTSDEYAFAWSGMSLLQTGIPTSWSWLSPTDNFPTVVWEAKNLRYRLVTPWFDHPPLFGLLVGLFALLGGAKTFFDCSLTIIRVPSLLLGIASIVLVYLLALKLSNLSIAIIASLIYATNPNTVFLSRLAISENLMIVLCLLVVLLYWQYYQTKQKKYLYIAACLAGLACLVKVTAIYLVVLLIVLLIYEKQGREAIYVTVIGALFFSLYFLYGAIYDYDFFRKIFQEQSLRFEDFNFVKYLITPTVFFEDGWLIFSWLTLLPFLRKNPASPQVRLLALPVILYTLILVATGAQSHFFTWYMIPFYPFMFIILGIFLDDFRQETDGLTASIIFIFLGVWSIHLNLTAWILASPYGRYYFMIGTAAILGVFYLKDIFGLFKKFWIDRFTFLLFLALLAANINVVLTYKFSG
- a CDS encoding formylglycine-generating enzyme family protein — encoded protein: MIKVNRRKFGQWISLIGAGVGLAAILDRKNIFSPSSATAIIPPQPPQNSSFPPRQSFSFETVTLDPSGFVIERNSRSAEYYRETLAGLEMIAIPAGTFIMGTPDGEKGDFTGSDKPQRSVKVNSFYLSKYPITQKQWQIVANMPKINRDLTPNPSHFQGDNLPVDSISWYDAIEFCERLSRATGRNYRLPSEAQWEYACRAGTTTPFYFGATLTSEFANYYAIKFPYAVERESEFRAKTTPVGSFPPNAFGLYDLHGGLYEWCADPWHRNYNNAPSDDQVWPADPNSTGNRYRVLRGGGWGTELRECRSASRGQFSPDHRYSVLGFRIASS
- a CDS encoding glycosyltransferase, encoding MTNSPPYPFLTTPVGSLQIPFLEQIEGIIRNNSYILKDKPQLLKLSLVIPTYNERDNVIPLVENLSQLLDQKIPDQYELIIVDDDSPDRTWELASKLTPDYPQLRVMRRQGEKGLASAVVRGWQGSRGEILGVIDGDLQHPPEILYNLLETIEKGADLALASRHVEGGGVSEWSLLRRFLSRGAQILGLILLPEVVGRVSDPMSGYFMVRRQAIAGLILNPTGYKILLEVIGKGRIETIGEVGYVFQERQEGESKVTWKQWLEYIFHLLRLRSQKPLRFLDAIVNLPLDRFIRFGLVGLTGVFVDMAFLYLLSDPAALGWGLTRSKIIAAELAIINNFIWNDRWTFGDLSARQRGWNKRWKRFFKFNLICLAGLILNVLLLNLLFNGLGINRYLANFIAIAIVTVWNFWVNLKLSWRVTK